The Primulina eburnea isolate SZY01 chromosome 18, ASM2296580v1, whole genome shotgun sequence genome segment ATTTAGGAACtactattatttattatattcatGACTTTCAtgacttattattattattattattatagtttatatgacttttttttttcctaGTCGCTATGGCttgttagtttttttttttttttttttagtttttatgatttgatatattattattttttataatcgTTATGACTTGtatagttttttttataatagCTATGACTTCTTAGGTGTAGTTGCTATCAATGTTTTCATAATCGGACAGATGATCGAACCGATCcactttaaaataataattcaagTAGTCGAACCGGTTCAACCAGACGATCGGACGGAAACACTTTTATaacatataaaattaaaatatataagataataaataatatattttaaattctaaaCATATTAAATGtatacataataaaaaaatatatatatttttcaatgtttaaaatgtcAAATAAGCTTTGATactacaaaaataatatttttaacaaagaTCAAAATCCAACTAATCATttatatacaaaaaaaaaaaaaaaaattaaaattagattaatttttttaaaaaaatttgtgaacTGATTCAACCGGTTTTTGACCATTTTGATCGGTTCAATATCTGTGTAAAACGATCGCACCCATGATTGGTTCTCGGTTGATTCGATTTTGAAAACATCGATTGCTATGACTTGTTGGGGACGATATCAAGTGGCCAAAATTGACAACGGCTTCTCTTCTCATGTTAAACTCATCCTCTTTCGTATTTGGTCCCTTTTCTGGGATTGACTCCAACTGGTGCATTATTTCCCGCATCCCTACTCAAATGGGGAGATGATAAATCTTTTATCAGGCGTACTTGACATATAAATCTGGGTTTTATCGATCGAGGAGTGCGAAGCCGACATCGGCGTTGGCCGTTAAAGTTGTGATTCATGTGTGAGTCATGAGTTTGCTTTCTCAGTGACGAGGTAACATTTTCCACAAAGTGCGCCAAGCTGATAATATTACACCATGATGAATGATCAACCATTCTAGATCTAGGTGAACAACCGATCCAGGTGGGCAATCCCATCAGGGTGGGTTGTCAGCAAATTCAACaacatattaaaaaattcatCATCTTGTAGTAGCAATAAGAACACCATttatttctattttatttatttttgttcaaTAATAAAAGGAACATCGGGAAAATGGAAAGATTGCATTGCCCATTCAAGACAAAAGCTTTGGCACAAAGGAACGAGCCTTACAGTAGGCTAACAACGGTCGTGCTTTAGGCATGGTCCCTCCAGTTCCTTCACTCATGTCAACTAGAGTCTCCCCAATCCTTTCCCATTCAAAACACTGGATCATAGATCCCAATCCCAATCCCACCATACGCAACGCCAATCCTTCCCCGGGACACCCTCTCCTTCCGGATCCAAACGTCATTAACTTGAACACTTCCCTGCTTCCCTCCACCCCTTCAAATCTCTCGGGCTTGAATTTCCTTGGTTCCTCCCAATCTTTGGTATCATTATGTATTGCCCATACGTTCACTAGAAGCATCGTCTTTTTCGGGATGTGATAGCCTCCGACCGTGCATTTGTCAGATGATTCGTGAGGGACGAGCAAAGGGGCAACAGGGTACAGTCGCATGGTTTCATTTATGATGCAACGTAGGTAAGGGAGGTTAGATATGTCCGACTCGTCAACCAAGCGTTCGTGTCCAACGTGTTTTTCGATTTCCATCTGTGCTTTTTTCAAGACTTGTGGATGGTTTAGCAGAAGTGATAGAGCCCATTCACTTGTTGCAGCTGAAGTATCTGTCCCAGCAGCCAACAAATTCTGGTACAGACAATCGATTATGAAACTCTTACAAAAACTTTTTTCTAAAGACCACAAAACCTAGCTGGTCCAAACTCTCAGATATTATCCATAGAAATAAGCAATGAATTTTGggtttccataaatcaaaataaaggGAATTTCACTGCTTCTCAAACATTCTATATAGCAACACTAAAAAAATAAGTATATATTAACAAAAAATGAGTAATCCAAGAAAATGGTTTGTGTAAACGAATCATTTAGAGGGTTAATTACTCTTAATTGGAATGAAGTTAATATTGATCATATAGTTCATTTTGACCCCAAAGGAGAGTTGCCAGGTGATATATATTAATGTCGTTTCTGTTTATAAACTTATGGTTTTAATGGCATACCGCCGCGGTTCTCGCATTCGATCTATAGACCATAAGAGAAGACcctttaattaattcaattctATGATGAATGTTTCTGTTGATTTAGCTAGAGGCAAGCAGATTGAGATAATCGATACTTGTATGATGTAGAATCGTTAAATTCCGTATAGAAATTCAAAGTTCATTTTCCTTTTAGGATTTATTACAATACAAGAACCCTTCAAATCTGTTGCCGTTCGATTttgattatgttttttttttcttctattGAACAAAAACTGCGAGGACTCGAGAGTTTTTTGTTGTTAAATTCAAGAACTCatagaaatcaagaaaaaccctacttgctggaaaatatatatctatctatctatctacAAACAAGTGAAAATAATTGGAAAACATGAACCCTAGTTGTATGAATATATCCGTCTATGTATCTATACACAAGtggaaatattaattttcaaacTACTGACCATTGATCAAACACTTGTCTATTCCATCAACTCGAACACTATGTTGAAAGTTGTCACGGTGTAATTTTTGATTTTGATAAAACAATGTTTATCTTATAAAATTAACTATATGGTTTTACTATACTATATATAACAACATTTTTcctttatattttgttttatttactacaatttcaatttaaaaaatgtataaattttatttcaaataaaaaactACTTCATtaagaatttttatttattacataCATACCGCGTGCGTGTGTGTCACGATCAGCTAGGAATAATAACTCATACACCTTCGTTTTTTGTTGCATGAATCTATCTATCTATCCACAAACAAGTGAAAATATTTGGAAAACAATGTAAAAACTTTCTTAAGGATAATAATGATATAAAAGTTCTGAAAAATAtaactttaaaaataaaatttaaattatatttttaaaaaaaaaaaaaaaaaaaaaaaagcatacCAGGAAATATTTATATCCAAAGAACACGAGTTACCAGCATTAGGCTTTTAATAATCTGATCAGAATAATACTGTggttcctcctcctcgagtcCCAATAGCATTTCAATCATCGTCTTCTTCTTCCCTTCGTCTCCGCCATTATTCTTCATTCTTTCCTTGCATTCTTCCACCAGTTCTTGCATAAACGAATCCCTTCTCTTATGCAGTTCCACCAACTTCTTCTCCCCCCCGACTGCCCCGACCCATCTCAACAACGGCAGGAAATCCCCCATATTGTATGCGCCACCGTTCCGGAATGTTTCGGACACGATATCCCTGAAACGCTTAGCCTGCTCCGCCTCCTCGACTTTTTCGCCGTAGTACCTCTTCCCAGCAATCATCCTCATCATCACGTTCATCGCCGTCTCGGAGAAGACGCTCTTCATGTCTACAGCATGTTTTCCGTCACCGGAGAGATGAAGCAGCCGACGGATCATGGATCTCACCTCGTCGGCTCGGATCCCATGAAGCATCTGAAGCTTGTGCGTTGACAGTAACTCGATGGATGAAATTTTTCGGATGTTCCTCCAGTAGTCTCCGTATGAACTCCAGGCCAAAGAAGTGTAGTCGTAGCCTGTATATTTCCCGGCGAGTAAACGAGGGCGGTTGGCGAAGATGATGTCGTTTTTGGTGAAACATTCCTCCGCGGCTGAAGGTGAGGACACAAGGAGTACACGGCGGGAGCCAAACTGCAGGAAAATTATCGGGCCAAATTTATCGGAAATCTTGGCAAGAGATCGGTGGAGGGGCTTCTTCAGGAGGTGGAGATGGCCGAAAATGGGTAGATTGACGGCGGGAGAGGGTGGGAAGTTTCTAATTTTGTTGAGAAAATGTATGGTGAAGACGTAGACGGTAAGAATCAGTGGAATGTACAGAACTAAGGAAAACTGAGTATTCATTTCGGGGAAGACGAAGGTTTGTGGAGATTGATTCATTGGACTTTTAACAAATAAACAAGAAGAACAACTAAGAAAAGATCCTATAATTGCTAAAAGACAAAACAAGAAGAAGGAACTAAAATAGTTTGTTTAAAATACCACAGAATTTGATGTTTGCTTTCTATTTTTCATATCCAAGTTGGATTTAAATATGGAATAATCAAATACATTTTTGTTCAAATTCTTCTTGAATGGCGATGGAGTTTGAGATAgatttgaaatatttgagctTATTTATAAGATATTCGAGTTATTGTTAAATAAGGGCtcgaaatatattatttattatatttgtttgtattattataatattagacaatcttgattttgatgttaacagaaattgtgattttgtttCTAAAGTTACCTAAGTACGCAGAaagctgaaactgatcaggATTCGAGCTGATCAGTTACCGatccaaaactgaagctatcgagacacAGACTGAAAGTGCCAACCGATTGtccaaactgaaccagttcatCTGAAATATCAAAGATCGGTTcggttgataggtggttcagcaaaAGATATTTATAAGCCCGAacagctgatgaagagttcaactgatgaagagctcaactgaCTAGTTCAACTAgatcagtgaaatcagttctgctgacgagccaactgatttcatccaaccagttcaactgaccagttcagagcatcagttaGGAGTCGatgtggggcccttaactcctaatcgttattacaatgcaatctgattagggtttaattaatcacagcggaaaacggtttaaaatttctttacaatgagcccaaaatatctcttctgatatttaaatactaaaaatagtatctaaattcaaatcataaacacgcccacacgtaatcaatcacatacaaacatcttaTATCCTCGGGACaagccccggtatatagatacatatacatatatatactggggacaagacataaacataaacctcagcccaagctgtggctcccaccagaagtaccctctctggtctcctgatatcctggagtacctgccattgtccacacacaaagacaacaacagcccctcttgggggtgagcaaagctccgtatggaacaaccacaatatataccacaagtatctaaacaatgatatatggtatgcaatgcatgtatgtcgtggaggtatagggtcaaatgcccatccactgagcacatgtcagaatcaatcgaatcgctatcaaatcaaatcaatgctcgagctggcacaccggccgatatgggaatacacatatgacaacgtcgacgaagcgtcgtcaatcccacatctcatatccaatcatatggggccacaaatgtctatgttttaagggtcgtgtaataccaaacatagcattgtgttcacaaaccccggaatccaatcaaatcatatcagggtatccaaggatcatagctcaacgtgcatgtcatgtatcgatgtatgcataaaatgatgtgtgttaacaaaatatttattttatacatcgatactcaaatctcaatgtcatgtatgccacatcaaattatcaaataggcacatagacacgtattccaatccaatcaatccaatcatatatcatataatacagatacctgtcgtatgttacccggtcgcaacatacctcaattcttcgtttccagttgatgtggCTTTAGATTGCAGTAtaataatctatctacatcaataacatattcattcaaatcaataacatactccaaaatcattaatatgagtttcaaatatcatttgaaacttcacaaattcatatcaaatcaaaatcatatcataattcaattccgacttcaaaacttagttttttgtcggttattctactacatatcagaaattcaacttcaaatacatgctattccagcactatgatatttaaagctgctggaactcgaagaaaattacctcagtcagaagccttCGACGCGAcgattacaaatatataatttgtttcgcgtttagacagcgtttcaaAGTCAAATCGGACGGAAGAATTTTGAAATCTCGAACTTTCCTCTCGAAGTTGTTGAAATTATCTGACGGAGGAAAGAAGGAGAAGAATTTATTCTTATCCCACCgtctctcgcgctcgggcggtagaattctcgcgcccgagcgcgagacattctgtccccgagtTTCGAAtacaccgcgctcgggcggtcaaacattaccgctcgggcgcggtaTGTTCTGTCCGCGAACATTCACCTTTCcttccttggcgctcgggcggtaatttcctaccgctcgggcgccacatgttctgtacaaaatatTGGTTTTGTACTATTTTGGCGTCCGGCTTCTCAAATCAAATTCttacaacatcaattcatatacaatattcatttctcaattcattgTCATAAGATACATCAAATACCTAATCatatgacaatttcattaattatcgataatcacgtaggatttacgataatacgatgcacggtccttacatttctctccctcttaaaagatttcgtccccgaaatctcaaacatcattatatacataacattggtaaacatatatatgtcaccagttatagtacatatcaaaactaaaatcagaataaggatcagaatacatcgaatacaatggaatagatgtcgtagaatcaaacaaatgcggatacgaatctcgcatcttgctctccaattcccaTGTTGATTCTTCAActccatgtcgtgtccattgcactcgtaccagaggaatcgatttattacgcaatatcttttcctttcgatccataatgcgaacaggttgctcaacataggaaagagaaggatcaagttcaacctcatcaggtgcaagcacatgcgatggatcaggttcatatttcctcaacatagaaacatgaaacacatcgtgaatagcagatagagctggtggcaatgccaatcgatacgcaagatcaccaactcgatccagaatctcgtatggaccaacataacgaggagataacttccctcgcatgccgaatcgaacagtgcctctaaagggagatattttcaaaaacactctgtcacctttctggaattccaagggtcgtcttcgtttattcgcataactcgtttgacgatcctgagcagctttcgtccgctgccgaatcaactgaaccttatcgttcatttcctgtatcatttcaggtccagtcaactgtctctcaccaatctcatcccagaataacggtgatctacatcgtctcccatataaagcttcaaacggtgccataccgatactcgtctgaaagctattattatttactacaatttcaatttaaaaaatgtataaattttgttttaaataaaaaaaactacttcattaagaatttttttttattgaatccATACCGCGTGCGTGTGTGTCACGATCCGCTAGGAATAATAATAACTCATACACCTTCGTTTTTTGTTGCATGATATAAAAGTTCTGAAAAATAtaactttaaaaataaaatttaaattatatttttttaaaaaaaaaaaaaaaaaaagcatacCAGGAAATATTTATATCCAAAGAACACGAGTTACCAGCATTAGGCTTTTAATAATCTGATCAGAATAATACTGTggttcctcctcctcgagtcCCAATAGCATTTCAATCATCGTCTTCTTCTTCCCTTCGTCTCCGCCATTATTCTTCATTCTTTCCTTGCATTCTTCCACCAGTTCTTGCATAAACGAATCCCTTCTCTTATGCAGTTCCACCAACTTCTTCTCCCCCCCGACTGCCCCGACCCATCTCAACAACGGCAGGAAATCCCCCATATTGTATGCGCCACCGTTCCGGAATGTTTCGGACACGATATCCCTGAAACGCTTAGCCTGCTCCGCCTCCTCGACTTTTTCGCCGTAGTACCTCTTCCCAGCAATCATCCTCATCATCACGTTCATCGCCGTCTCGGAGAAGACGCTCTTCATGTCTACAGCATGTTTTCCGTCACCGGAGAGATGAAGCAGCCGACGGATCATGGATCTCACCTCGTCGGCTCGGATCCCATGAAGCATCTGAAGCTTGTGCGTTGACAATAGCTCGATGGATGAAATTTTTCGGATGTTCCTCCAGTAGTCTCCGTATGAACTCCAGGCCAAAGAAGTGTAGTCGTAGCCTGTATATTTCCCGGCGAGTAAACGAGGGCGGTTGGCGAAGATGATGTCGTTTTTGGTGAAACATTCCTCCGCGGCTGAAGGTGAGGACACAAGGAGTACACGGCGGGAGCCAAACTGCAGGAAAATTATCGGGCCAAATTTATCGGAAATCTTGGCAAGAGATCGGTGGAGGGGCTTCTTCAGGAGGTGGAGATGGCCGAAAATGGGTAGATTGACGGCGGGAGAGGGTGGGAAGTTTCTAATTTTGTTGAGAAAATGTATGGTGAAGACGTAGACGGTAAGAATCAGTGGAATGTACAGAACTAAGGAAAACTGAGTATTCATTTCGGGGAAGACGAAGGTTTGTGGAGATTGATTCATTGGACTTTTAACAAATAAACAAGAAGAACAACTAAGAAAAGATCCTATAATTGCTAAAAGACAAAACAAGAAGAAGGAACTAAAATAGTTTGTTTAAAATACCACAGAATTTGATGTTTGCTTTCTATTTTTCATATCCAAGTTGGATTTAAATATGGAATAATCAAATACATTTTTGTTCAAATTCTTCTTGAATGGCGATGGAGTTTGAGATAgatttgaaatatttgagctTATTTATAAGATATTCGAGTTATTGTTAAATAAGGGCtcgaaatatattatttattatatttgtttgtattattataatattagacaatcttgattttgatgttaacagaaattgtgattttgtttCTAAAGTTACCTAAGTACGCAGAaagctgaaactgatcaggATTCGAGCTGATCAGTTACCGatccaaaactgaagctatcaagACACAGACTGAAAGTGCCAACCGATTGtccaaactgaaccagttcatCTGAAATATCAAAGATCGGTTcggttgataggtggttcagcaaaAGATATTTAGAAGCCCGAacagctgatgaagagttcaactgatgaagagcccaactgACTAGTTCAACTAgatcagtgaaatcagttctgctgacgagccaactgatttcattcaaccagttcagagcatcagttaGGAGTCGATC includes the following:
- the LOC140819649 gene encoding cytochrome P450 81Q32-like; this translates as MNQSPQTFVFPEMNTQFSLVLYIPLILTVYVFTIHFLNKIRNFPPSPAVNLPIFGHLHLLKKPLHRSLAKISDKFGPIIFLQFGSRRVLLVSSPSAAEECFTKNDIIFANRPRLLAGKYTGYDYTSLAWSSYGDYWRNIRKISSIELLSTHKLQMLHGIRADEVRSMIRRLLHLSGDGKHAVDMKSVFSETAMNVMMRMIAGKRYYGEKVEEAEQAKRFRDIVSETFRNGGAYNMGDFLPLLRWVGAVGGEKKLVELHKRRDSFMQELVEECKERMKNNGGDEGKKKTMIEMLLGLEEEEPQYYSDQIIKSLMLNLLAAGTDTSAATSEWALSLLLNHPQVLKKAQMEIEKHVGHERLVDESDISNLPYLRCIINETMRLYPVAPLLVPHESSDKCTVGGYHIPKKTMLLVNVWAIHNDTKDWEEPRKFKPERFEGVEGSREVFKLMTFGSGRRGCPGEGLALRMVGLGLGSMIQCFEWERIGETLVDMSEGTGGTMPKARPLLAYCKARSFVPKLLS
- the LOC140819075 gene encoding cytochrome P450 81Q32-like — its product is MNQSPQTFVFPEMNTQFSLVLYIPLILTVYVFTIHFLNKIRNFPPSPAVNLPIFGHLHLLKKPLHRSLAKISDKFGPIIFLQFGSRRVLLVSSPSAAEECFTKNDIIFANRPRLLAGKYTGYDYTSLAWSSYGDYWRNIRKISSIELLSTHKLQMLHGIRADEVRSMIRRLLHLSGDGKHAVDMKSVFSETAMNVMMRMIAGKRYYGEKVEEAEQAKRFRDIVSETFRNGGAYNMGDFLPLLRWVGAVGGEKKLVELHKRRDSFMQELVEECKERMKNNGGDEGKKKTMIEMLLGLEEEEPQYYSDQIIKSLMLVTRVLWI